The DNA sequence GCTGGTGCACGGTGTGCAACACCCGCAGCACGGTGCCCACCAGCACCAGCGCGATGACGGCCGCCGCCGTACCGGCCACTGCGGCGGGGTAGCTGCTGTTTAGGCCCAGGTACAGGAGCAGCACAAAGGGCAGGAATAGCCCGGCCAGCAGCGTAGTGCGCAAAAACTCGCGGTATTGCACCGCTACCAACTCGCGCAAGTCGAAGGTGTAGGCCAGCAGCGACACGTACAGGTATTTGCCGAGCACGAAGCCCGCAATGAGGGCCGCGTAGAGCAGCACCCGCGCCACGATGGCGCGCTCGGGCACGGCCACGAACTGCCGCACCAAGGGCAGGTTTTCGAGGCCCGTGTGCAACGCAATGAGCAGCAGCGCGAAAGAGAGCCCGAACAGCAACACCAGCAGCATATTGAGCAACGAAAATGCCGGCCGCGCCAGGAAGGTGCCTTGCTCGGGGGTGTTGCCGAACAGCTCGTCGAACCGGAACACGCGGGCCAAGCCGGGCTGGTAGGTGGCGCGCACCCCGCCGTAGAGCAGCCCCAGCACCAGCAAAAAGCTCAGCAGCACGTTTTGGCCCAGCGGGTCGGGGGCCCGAATCTGGGCGATTTTTGCAGTGGTGTCGGGAGGGGCGTCGGGAGGGGCGGCAGCTGCTGCCGTGAACGAGGCCAGGGCCGGACTGCCGCCGGGCTGCCACACGCCCAGCAGATGGGTGCCCGGGGCCAGACCCGCCGGCAGCCGCTGGGCCAAATCGAAGGTATAGGGCCCTATCTGGTCGGCGGTGAAGATGAGTTGGTTGTCAACAAATAGGCTCAGGCCGCGCTGGGCCGCGAAGGCCACCGGAAACGGCTGGCCGCGGCGCAGGCGTACGTACTGGTAGTAGGCATGGGCCGGGGCGTGGTAGCCGGGCAGGTACAAAATGAGGCGGTTGCGGCCCACGTCGTGGATGAGCCAGTCGGCGGTGAGGCCGGTGGGCGCGGCCGGGGGCAGTGGCAGGTACTCGGCGGCGCGGCCGGGCAGGGCCCCCAGCAGCAACAGCAGCAACAGTAGCCCCAACGCGCCGCGCTGCCCCCGCCCCGGGGCCCACCGACCAGCAACGAAGCGCGACACTGCCATAGCGTGGAACTAGATTGAGGCTGGAATTAAACAGTAACGACCTCGCGGCGCAACCGGCTCTGGTACACGCCAATGAACACACTCAGCAGCACCGAGAAGCCCAGCAGAATACCGATGAGCGCCAGGTTACCGAGGTCGGCGAACTGAATCACGAACAGGATGACGAGCAGGTTGAGGACCCCCAGCAGCAGCACTGTGCTGATTTGCGAGAAGCCCATGCCCAACAGGCGGTGGTGGATGTGGTTGCGGTCGGGCGCGAAGGGCGACTTGCCGGCTGCCATGCGCAGCACAAACACCCGCAGCGTATCGAATAAGGGCACGAACAGAATGCCCAACGCCACCGCCGGCGTGGCGCTGAACGGCAGCCGCGTGCCGGGTTGCCCGCCCAATTCAATGAACTGAATGGCCAGCACCGACACGATGAAGCCGCAGACCAGCGAGCCAGTATCGCCCATAAAAATAGGGGCCCGGTGAAAGTTGTAGCGCAGGAAACCTACCATGCCGCCCATCAAGCACACCGCTACAAAGGCGTAGTTGCTATACGCTTCGCCCCCGTAATGATAAAAGTAAAAGCCGAACGTGCCCATGATAATCAGCACGATGGAACCGGCCAGGCCGTCGAGTCCGTCGATGAGGTTGATGGCGTTGGTGATGCCCACGATGGCGGCCAGCGTGAAGGCGTAGCTGACGCCCACCGGCAGGGTATAGATGCCCAGAATACCCTGAAAGCTGGTAATCCGCACGTCGGCCATGATCATGACGATGCCCGTGGCCAGCAGTTGGCCCACAAATTTCTTGAACACCGACATGCCCACCAGGTCGTCCTTCAAACCCACGAAGAACAGGATGATGCAGCCGGCCAGCAGCTCCTTCACGCCGTTTTGCAGGGGCCCGAAAATGGTGAGAGCCGACATGAAGCCCGCAAACACCGCCACGCCACCTAGCCGGGGCGTCAGCGACGAGTGCACGGTGCGCCCGTTGGGCGTGTCGAGCATGTTTTTAAGGTGGGCAATCTGGATGATGGACGGCACGGCGAACAGCGCCACTAAAAAGGCCCAGCCGGCCGACAGCACTAATTGAATAGCAACGGGATTCATAGCGTAGAAGTAAGGAAGGAAAGGTAGCGGCCGGGGCCCCGCGGCCCGCTAGCTATGCAGCACGCCCACCCGGTCGCCGAGCAGGGCGATGGGAATAAAATTGTCGGCCACGATGGAGTCGGGCACGAAGATGTATTTCTTGTCGAAAATCTGCGCGCCGCGGTAGTAGCTCACCCAGTATTGGTTATTGAGGTGAAACAGGGCGGGGTCGAGGGGCTCGATGGGCACGGCCGTGCGGGGCGGCACCTCCTCGAACAGGTAGCGCAGCGTGGAGGTGCGCACCGTTTCGCCGTCGGGCTGCTGGCCGTAGCCGTGGGCGTTCACGATGACGCTGCGCAGCGGGTAGGCGTTGTGGTTGAGCAGGTACACCTGCCACACGGGCTGGCTGGCGGGCGTCAGGGCCCCGTCTTCGGCCGGGGCGATGGCCACCGACACGCCTTCCACGGGGTCAAAGGAGATGTCTTGCTTCACAGGACCGCAGATTTAACGGATTTTAACGGATAAGAACAGGCTTTTTGGGGGTCCGCGTTGGGGCAGTGCCGGGGCCCCAACTAGGCGGCGTCGAAAAGCTTCTGCAAATGAGGCAACAGACGCTCCTGCACTTCTTCCACCGCCACGGGGCGGCCCAGCTCCTGGGCCAGCGAGGTGACGGCCTTATCAGTAATACCGCAGGGCACGATGTGGCCGAAGTAGGCCAAATCGGGAGCCACGTTCAGGGCGAAGCCGTGCATGGTCACCCAGCGGCTGCACTTCACGCCCATCGCGCAGATTTTGCGGGGGTTGGGGGCCCCTTCTTCCCAGCCCAGCCACACGCCGGTGAGGCCCGCAATGCGGCCGGCGCGCAAGCCGTACTCGGCCAGCGTTTGGATGACGGCTTCCTCCAGCGTGCGCAGGTACCAGTGGATGTCGGGCCGGAAATTGTCGAGGTCGAGGATGGGGTAGCCCACCAGCTGGCCGGGGCCGTGGTAGGTGATGTCGCCGCCCCGGTTGATGCGGTGGTAGGTAGCGCCGTGGGCGGCCAGCGCCGCTTCGTTGAGCAGCAGGTGCTCGGGCTTGCCGCTTTTACCCAGCGTGTAGGTGTGCGGATGCTGGCAGAGCAGCAGGTGGTTGGGGGTAGGCTGCGACGGCCGGCCGGCGGCAGCGGCCTCGCGGTTTTGATTTTTGATGGCCACAGTGGACGCCAACAGCTCTTCTTGCAGGGCCCAGGTGGGCACGTAGGGCACTAAGCCTAGCCGCTGCACGGCCAGCGCCCGGGCGGGCGGGGCGGCAATGGGCAGAGTGGGGGTGGCAGGGGCAGTGGTCATCTGTGCGGATAAGTCGATAAGGATAGCTACTTGTGGGGCCCGGCGACGCGGCCCTACCTTCGCGCAGCCCGCAACGCCCACTCACCACAAAGGTACAAACGGGCACAGAGTTCGGCCCGGGGCCCCAGCCTGGCACGGTTCGTTACAGCTTTTTCTTGTCCCAATGCACGCCCCCCACGCCTTGGGCCAGGCCGGCGAAGCAGCCGCCGCCGAGTTCTATACCGCCCGCGGCTACGAGGTGCTGGCCCGCGGCTACCGCTACGGCCGCGCCGAGGTAGACCTGGTGCTGCGCCAAGGTACCGCCCTGCTGGTATTTGTGGAAGTAAAAACGCGCT is a window from the Hymenobacter nivis genome containing:
- a CDS encoding MraY family glycosyltransferase translates to MNPVAIQLVLSAGWAFLVALFAVPSIIQIAHLKNMLDTPNGRTVHSSLTPRLGGVAVFAGFMSALTIFGPLQNGVKELLAGCIILFFVGLKDDLVGMSVFKKFVGQLLATGIVMIMADVRITSFQGILGIYTLPVGVSYAFTLAAIVGITNAINLIDGLDGLAGSIVLIIMGTFGFYFYHYGGEAYSNYAFVAVCLMGGMVGFLRYNFHRAPIFMGDTGSLVCGFIVSVLAIQFIELGGQPGTRLPFSATPAVALGILFVPLFDTLRVFVLRMAAGKSPFAPDRNHIHHRLLGMGFSQISTVLLLGVLNLLVILFVIQFADLGNLALIGILLGFSVLLSVFIGVYQSRLRREVVTV
- the lipB gene encoding lipoyl(octanoyl) transferase LipB; translated protein: MTTAPATPTLPIAAPPARALAVQRLGLVPYVPTWALQEELLASTVAIKNQNREAAAAGRPSQPTPNHLLLCQHPHTYTLGKSGKPEHLLLNEAALAAHGATYHRINRGGDITYHGPGQLVGYPILDLDNFRPDIHWYLRTLEEAVIQTLAEYGLRAGRIAGLTGVWLGWEEGAPNPRKICAMGVKCSRWVTMHGFALNVAPDLAYFGHIVPCGITDKAVTSLAQELGRPVAVEEVQERLLPHLQKLFDAA
- a CDS encoding DUF4271 domain-containing protein; the protein is MAVSRFVAGRWAPGRGQRGALGLLLLLLLLGALPGRAAEYLPLPPAAPTGLTADWLIHDVGRNRLILYLPGYHAPAHAYYQYVRLRRGQPFPVAFAAQRGLSLFVDNQLIFTADQIGPYTFDLAQRLPAGLAPGTHLLGVWQPGGSPALASFTAAAAAPPDAPPDTTAKIAQIRAPDPLGQNVLLSFLLVLGLLYGGVRATYQPGLARVFRFDELFGNTPEQGTFLARPAFSLLNMLLVLLFGLSFALLLIALHTGLENLPLVRQFVAVPERAIVARVLLYAALIAGFVLGKYLYVSLLAYTFDLRELVAVQYREFLRTTLLAGLFLPFVLLLYLGLNSSYPAAVAGTAAAVIALVLVGTVLRVLHTVHQRASLLNLHLFAYLCATEILPLLILLRLLVFTT